A segment of the Arachis hypogaea cultivar Tifrunner chromosome 5, arahy.Tifrunner.gnm2.J5K5, whole genome shotgun sequence genome:
ttgaactttGAAAATTAAGAGTCAAATTATGAAACGGCATAATTAGAgggaatattatggtacattccTCATGCTTGGCCAATTTATTTTCAACAGCAGAGAAGACAATGTTGCTCTTTTTAGCATTTAAAATTAGAAGCACTGAGAGTCAATAACAcggttttaattatttaattattagttcaCTAATCAAAATTCAATAGTGTTGCTAATTAGTCGGCAGCATATTTTGTTTGATTGGTGACTTATGAAACAGTGTCTATCATTATCATAGAAAGTTCATGCTTCATCATTAGTTTATTTACAGTAAAATATTTCTATATTAAGTATAGACAATTGAtgtgatattttatttatttttgggtaaCATATGaatttgttttaaataaaattcataattCATCTAACCATGTACTATAAGTTAATagaatattctatatttataacAATTTTCTTATGCTATACCCTTTATTACAGATATCAGTATAATACTAATATCTTTTTAATAACCCAAATTGTATTTTCtaaattcttttttctttcaggGTACCCACAACTATTGGCAGACTACTAAATCCCTTGGCACATGAATGTTTATGTAGTGTTTGGATGGAAGATTGAAAGACATAACtcaaagataaaaattgaaagatagaaaattaattttttattatatttggtGTAAAGTGTATAAAACTGAGTTACGTTCTAGTATCTTATTTGGTTTAAAATAGAAATGGAGATTTAAAtaagtaaaattactaaaatattccAAGCCCTTTCCCcttaactaattaaatttaatacaatTATGTAAAGTGTATATCAAAATCAATCGCTAAtataacatatattaaaatataaaatacacattgaaaataaattaaataacacatctatttatatacaaatatataatatacacataataattttgaatttcataTTAATATTGACAATAAACCCAAAAAAGCCTAGATTTATGCAGCAAGACCTTACCAAACAAGACAAAGGGGTAGCCGGTCTTAGCTGATCTCACGTTTTTGCTTAATTCAAATCACCTAAATTATAGGCAGAATCAAATATCGTTTTTTCCCCTTAATATAACTTGTTTTAGACCAACTTAGTTAGACTTGATTAACGAAAAGACTTGGATATATAACATTATTCTTATTAAATTCTACACCAACTTTGAAAATAAGTCTCTCATTTTATTAGTATAGAAATAGGTTCACATTACAAAATTCTTAGTTTTAAACAAACAACAAACTTCCTAATCATAGTTATGCAATGGTACCAACAAATCCAATCCTCAACATTGAAAGCTCATTCCTCTATTTGTTCTTATCTATCTCTCACTGGTCCTCTTTAGTACATTCTTAAATCGATGTATCTAAATATGATTATACTTAGATATATTGATTCAATGATGCAATAAAAATTGACGGTAACAAATAAATAAGAACCAAGAgagtaaaaagtaaataaaataaaatgagaattgAACAATAAGAGCTTTATAACAATAAACAAGATGAATAAACATCAAATAACAAATTTCCCAATAATTAGATTACAATTCTTAACAACCAAAAAGTGGCAATCATAACAATCCTAATCGTTAAGCCAAAATGTTGTAAACTGCTATAACCAAAAGAGAAACTTTTTAAGTTTTGAAGATGTAATGATGTACCAGTAATTGTAACATGATAAACCTTAGTATATCTCATCATCAGGGATGTCTGGGTTCAGGAATTTCTTAGGGTCTTTACTTATTTCTTCATAATTCAGTGTTGATTTCACCCTTTCTGGAACTGGCATCAGAGGAATAATTCTATCTCTATCTATTACACCATCAATGATTCCATACTCAACTGCTTCAATTGGAGACATGTACCTATCCCTATCAATGTCTTTCTGGACTTGTTCGAATGAGCGACCGGTGAAGCTTGAAATAATTCTTGTGACGTTGTTCTTGTTGTGCATAACTTCTTTTGCCTGAATCTCTACATCTATAGCTTGTCCGCTGGCACCTCCAAGAGGCTGATGAATCATAATTCGTGTGTTTGGCATAGCAAGGCGCTTGCCTTTGGTGCCGCCACCGAGGATGATGGACGCAGTTGATGCTGCGATTCCGAGTGCAACTGTGGAAACATCAGCCCTCACAAGCTGTACGGCATCATAGATAGCCATCGTAGCACTAAATAAATGATATCATGAAAACCAAATTAGCGGTGGAAAATGACATCAAACTCAACAAAatattgcattgaaaaacaaTTAAACACTGATTCCTCATTTCCTAATTTCCCAACAGCACGCATAACCAATATGTTGTCACTACTTAGAAACAACATGGGCGAGAACATGTACATCTTGGTTTAATCAGCGTCAAACTATACAATACAAAAGGGAAAGTCAAAGAATGACAGCCATGATCTTCTGAAATCAAAAAAATCATTGTGTTTCAAAAAAGTAAAAGACATGTTAactaaggcttggtttggtaaaactttttcaAGAGGTGCTTGTGCTCTTAAAAAGTTCAAGTGCTTATACTTGCGGCTTTTAAAAGTTAGGagtgcttttgaaagcacctatgCGGGAGCTTTTTAAAGCTGGCTTGTgcttatcaaattttatttatttttctacacATATTTCCCGCTATTATATTGCCATTGAAATCCTTATTTCTAACTTCTCATCCTAaccttcacaaattctaacacagtcttcatatattttttatttttcaacataatcttcacaaatttcaacacaaatacatctcgatcacatattaggtatgaacttctatctatttatattatttttttgtgcattgtttttatattttttcagtaGATCTATgatgtttatttgttttttatctgtTCTTTGAATTGTGAAGAGGTTGACTTGGTTTATGAAAACCAATCATAAAATTTTCCTTGCATGAATATTaatcaaaattataataacaacatgtatatacatatgtaaatatagATATACAATTATAAGAGTAATTTATTTGAGATATGTGTCCCATTTTTTGTGATCTATAAAGGTGAgccaatatataaataattttttattttaaaattattttattttaaaatattatataaaattttaaaaaatttgaaaaaagaaattattcttcgttataattataaacatgtttattataattttttaagttttaaaaactgttttaccaaacacaattgtggtgcttatacttattaaaagtcatctttaatttgattttaccaaAACGTAAGTGCTGCAGCTTTTAAAAAGTtgtcttttaaaagacagctttcatgagctactttcaaaaagtaaaaactttaccaaaccaaacctaagaagggaagaaaaagaaacactTCATCTGAGTGGAGGCCTCCTATCTCTCTGCAACAAAGAATCCAAATCTCTAGTCTTAAAATTGACTAAAGCCGAAGTTTGAGATGTTAAAGATATCTTGTAGGGGGAAGTACTCAGAGAATTTGGCCTATTTTGGGCAATAATGGACTCGCATCTTTTACAAAACATATGGAGAATTCAAGGTGCAATCAGGGGCTGATTTGATTGTGAGCTAATTCCATTAGAAAGCATGGTGATATAGTCATAATGATTAACGAATATACTAACGCAGGAGCTCAAAGTTACACCTTTCCTTCAAACCACAAGGAGGCAATGCAAAAAATGGGTAACAAGTTTTTTGACCAAAAACTAGAAAACGAGTTTGAAGGCCCTGATGTAAAGTTGTATACTAAGTTACTAAAAATCACAAACTAGATAATAGATATTAATATGATGGAAATGAGAGGAAACTTGGACTAATGAAGGAGTATCAACAAATCACTATTGATTCTTGAAACTAAATTGTTCAAGGCCAAATTTATAGCTAAAGCCTGCTCAATTGTCTAAAATCTCTAACCTGTCTCTCTTTATCCATATGGAACACAACTCTTTTCCAATGTCTATGTCAAATCCACATAAGAAagatacaaacttcaagtggctGTAGTTGTCTTTCCCTTGTTATTTTCCTCAATTGTTTGGTACAATTTCCATTTGAACCTCCAAATGCACCTATTTAAACAGTTTAAAAATTTTGCAAGCCAAAGGAACCTTTGAGGGGAAAAAAAACCAAAGCCGTCCATTGATTATCATGTTATTTGTTTATACCTGTGTTTATTTCCAAGTcatagttttaacttttaatgccAGCTACTGTGGAGCACTCAACCCTAAAAAAATGATATAGCAAGATGGGTTGTTACATGCCTAGGGAAAGTGTCATCTGGGTGAGAGGGCTGATAAATGCAAGTAGCGGATGTAATAGAGTTATTCTAAACCCCAGAAAGCTTCAGTCGAACCAGAAGCAAAACTGCAAAAGGCTCTAAACTATTAATGCAAAACAGTAGACAAGGAAAAAAGAAGGAGGTGGGGGGTTCTATCTTCAAATTCTAAATTAGCAACATTGCAATTATGCCTCCAATGCTATAATCAGAATAATATGCATACAAATTGTAATTCCTGTAAATGACTTGCACATTGCCATTTCGCAGCATAAATCACGAAAACAAAAACTCTCTGTCCAAGTCTTTTACATACTACAACCCATGAACCTAAATGCAGCTTGACATTACTGAAATAGTTAATACTTAAGACAAATTCACTTCAAACAAATTGCAATAACCTAGACCTTCATGAAGTATAATCCTTGATTCGAAATCATCAAACATTGAGCATCAGAACACAGCTAATCTAGTCAATGAAACTATATGACTGTGAATTTCATTGGAACTATAAATCAACCCCAAAGTTGGAACAGCATTACTCTAATGTACATCATAAGAACAATAATTCTAAATTCAAAACCACCATCAAACACTCTTAACTCAACTCAGCTAAACCATATAAACGGTGACCACATGAACTGAAACTCATTGCAAAACTTCTTTATGCAATTTGAAAGTAAGAGAAGTTTAAAAAAATCACCTGAGAGAACCACCAGGGGAATTGATGAAGAGCCTAATATCTTTGGTTGGGTCCTGAGCATCCAACAGCAACAACTGACTCATAACGGCGTCAGCAACGAAGTCATCGATGCTGCTGCCCAAGAACACGATCCTCTCTCTCAACAACAGACCCATCACGTCGCTCTCGGCACCTCTCAAGGCCGTGGCCGGCGTTTGGGGCGACGAGAGCTGAAAAGTGATACCAGGTTTTCGCGTTTGGGACCCAAAGTTTGCAGCTTTGGACGGTGCAGGGGAAGCGGCGGTGAGGTGGCAACGGAGTGGGGTTACGGTGGTTGAAGATTGGGGAAAATGGGTTTTGGGGTTAAACGAAGAAATGGGTGGCTTTGGAAAGAGGGTACGGAAGGGAGAACGAGAGAGCGAGAGAGAAGAAGTTGAAGGGTTAGAAGCTGAAAGTGAGAGCAAATCCATGGTGAAGtgtctgagagagagagagtgcgaGAAGAAAGTGAAGGGGGAAAGCTTTGAAGCCCTGATATTCAAGGATAATTCTGTCAGGCACTTTTGTTTTTCTggcttatttttaaattttgttattttttttaagggAAAGTATTGGAATGAACCAATATTAATTGTGtacaatgaattaaaaaaataaaattaaaattaaaaattagatcattaattaattatttaattttaaattttaaaatttgaaaattaagattagtaTTTAAATTCATTCACAGTtagttacaaaaaaaattcattcaCGGTTTCACACTATGTACTAAGAGTGTAAGTTACCGAACCGGATCGAAAATTATCGTAAACCGAACTGAAAATTACAACAACTAATttgaaaaccgaaaaaaaatcgattttttttggttttttttaaaaCCGATCAGTTCGGTTGGCTCGATAGAAatcgaaccgaaccaaaccgaaccgaagaTATGCATCTATTTCAATATTTTAACCATTTTAACCTTTAACCTAACAACAAAAATCTCCAACCCCTAACCATTTCAATGTTTTACTCttattatttcagtttattaACTATTTTGAACCTCTAATTATTGTGATTCATATTTTgctcattaaaattaaaaaccaaaaaaaccgaccgaaccaaaccgctgttggttcggttcggttcgattattgaaaaaataacaaaccgaACGATTGTGTGTTTGTAGGAACCGAACATATCGGTTCGGTTGGTTTTTggtccaaaaccgaaccaaaccgaaccgataaCACCCTACTATGTATGGTTATTTCTAATCTTACCGTAACTTCCGATACACGTCCAAAACTCACCGTCATCTTCTCCGTTTTCACCTCGCATCACTGAATTTCTCGCCGGCCATACCGAGGCCGCCTATCCTCCCACCGACACCGTCCTCACCTCCGCCGATCAGCCCGATGCGCCTCGCCCTCCGACGCTCAGTTACTGCCGCTGTTTTCGTGCCTCTTTTCCGAACCGGCTTCGCTTTCTCTTATTCCTTCAAGCCTCTTCTCACCGATGATACCAccatgctcttcttcttttttggatTCAAGCATGGTTAGCTTCTTTCATGATTTGAGCCATATGCTTCACAACAATGCCGCTTTTGTCATGATTAGTCATTCAAAATTATGTTTCACCACAATAATAGTTTCTTCTctttattcatcttcttctattttaatggtcaatttaggatagtcattttagtaggtatatTTTGATTAgattgagtttagttatatataattaaaatatgttagatgttcaattcattaagtatgcggatgattatttttattcataagtgtatggttatttttattaaaggtCAGTGGCGTGTGGCAAGCCAAGTAGTGACGGTGAAatgggatgattattgatgaaggtgggATGGCCgccggttgaaaaagaagagagtattggAGAATTTCAtatggttattttttttaaataactaactgaattttttaaaaatttaaaatttgaaatttgatgtaaaataattgaagagtttttaaatttattatttcgtggataatttttatttttaattcatattggGCCAAATAAGCAGTCaattatacacattgtataaatatcttttaattataCTCAAAATCCGTACATTAATATTATACATAGAAAAGATCAATTAATTATATTCTCTGTTATATGTGTTTATTAAATAATAGAGactaatttatcaaaaaaaaaatttttttatcaaaatttgatgtaaaaagtaaaaactaaaatttgTTGAACTACGAAAAATTCCTTGAAATTTATTTGAGATATTACTTATAAAAAAACTTCcataattttacttaaaaaacAGTGACAAATAGGAGGgggtttttttattttcaccAGCTTTAAATATACTtctcaaaatatactaattaaaaattaagactaagattattattaaaaaaaattaagtaatttaatttgtaataaaaccTTACTCTCTATCTAAACTTTGTGGAGCAATTTGTCATTTTCAACATCTTCAACGACTAGGgggtaaataactaaatatattcCATATAAGTGTGAATGAATTGGATTTGAATCTACAAATAAAGGAGTTGTCTACCTGTGTGTTGATGAATCATGCATTAGATAATACTATAATAGTGAAGCTGAGTTTGTGAACttttatttacttgaaaattcaaaattgcaATGTTCTACGTATGTATGTATCAAATTATGCAAATTCTTCGTCATTCGTTAGATTTATCCagtcataataattaataaaccaACTTTACATAATagtaatcttttattttattcagaTGAATATGCTCAAGACAAGAAAGGATTATAATAATTAGTAAGGAAGTCTTGAATTGCAATCTTCGTTTTCTTGAACTACAGCTGATTAATAAAGAAATGTTAACATGCACCTTTTATTGTTGCTTTCTCTGACTTTGTGAGGTCTCATCTTCACTCCAAAGCTGTGCAGAGTGTAGCTACTAGAGAAGGCAGCTTCTAAAATCTCTAAAACATCACTTTTTCATCCTAAATTCTAAAGTTCTTAGTCTGAATTCAATGGAGACTCACAAGACACAATTGAAATATGAGGTCATTCTCCACCTCATAAACTCTGCACAAGCTTATAGAAATATAATCAAGGCGCTTAAGTTCTCAACTTTTGGCCTTAACTCAATTCACCCTTCGTTCTGAACCTCAAGGTTTGAACTCATTATAGGCTCATAATATAATCAAGAACAACAAAGTTTTATCCCACTAGATGAGATCAGCTATATTAGAGACTCACGAAATATGTCTAAAATATCTGTTCTTATTTCCGGTATGTTGATCCTATGAATGTTTTCTAAGACTTATATCTTACAATAGTGTATGGACATGAGATTCCTAGGATACAGACACCCGAAGCATATGGTAGAAAGCAAAAGCAGCAACTCAAAATGTGAAAAAATTCTCAAGATGATATATAATTGTATTAATAGTATATTAATAAACAGTCAATAGAAGGTCTAAGTctgtctaatttaaaaaaaaaaaaagagattctaTGTCAGATACTATTACAgactaatataataaaacttCCTTTCTACTACACTATGCCTCTGCCAACCTacatgtcttcttcttcttcttcttggatatcATCTGAACTTTGGAGATGGCTCAACTTAACTTTTGCCCTCTTTGATTGTGATGAGTCTTCTCTTGCATCCTCTTCGTTAGCCTTCCTCTTCTCTCTATCACTATTTTCGTCATCCTCATTAGTCTCTGTCTTCTCTCTGTCACTGTTTTCTTCATCAACAGCCACTGCAGGCTGTTTGGCACTTGAATTATCTTCTGATTCCAACGTGGATGCTTTTGGATCAGACTGTTCAGCTTTATCTTTGTTGCTAGATGCTCTGTTCTTGGCTGATCTTTCGAATTCCTCCAGAAACGAGCGGACTTCTTCATTGTTAGCAAGATCCAAAGGGGTCTTTCCCGCCCTTGTCTTGGCAGTAAGACTCGCCCCTTTCTTGGCCAAGTACCTAACAAGCTCCAGATGGGAACCTTGAGCTGCGTAGTGTAATGAATTCATGCCTTTGCGAGTACAAGCCTTGATGGATGCACCAGCTGCAACTAGAGCCTTAACAACTTCCAAATGCCCCTTCTGAGCAGCAAAGTGTATTGCAGCCATGTCATCCATAGCAGAAGCACCAACATCAGCCTTATTCTTGCACAGATAACTTACTATCTCTGAATGTCCAGCAAATGCTGCTAAATGAAGTCTATGGTCCAAAGCTAATTGTCAAAGGAACAAAGTGGAAATGCTATGATTTCCAAGACAAACCAAATTCATTTTACCCTATATAAAACATCCTTACTTATTTCCAATTCTTCCCAGGGTATCTttaattagagaaaaaaaattgggTGAAAGTTTTCTTTGATGAGCTTCATGAGTCCATGTGTAATTTTAGTCATCAAACACCTCCATGAAAAATTTCAACCCATTTTTACTCGCCAATAAAACAACCCTAACCTCATAATAACAAGTTCATAGGGCATTACACATTAAGCACATAACAAAGTACCAAATCATTTTCAGATAAAACATGCAGCACAACTCTGTTCTtgcaacaaaaagataaaaagcATAAACAATAAGTCCACAGAGATTCCAATACAATGGTATTAGGGAAGCTAATCCACGATTCGATGCAGATAGGTCAAaaaggaaagggatgaaaatCATGGTGCAATGGATTCAATTATCATCAGGAAAGAACAAGTTAAACTTCAAAGCAAGCGAATTGAATGGAGAATTTACCATGGGAACCGAACAGATTGTTAGGGTTCCGTTAGCAATTATTAGTAGTAGTGATAATAAATGAGAGGAGGATACGGTGTTCTGGAATGCTTGTCTCTGGAATTAACAGCCAAAGGGTTTGAAGTCAAAATCATCTGAACAGCGACGAGATCACCGGACCTTGCCGCCGTATGAAGCTCGTCGCCGGTGCTTCCTCTCTGTGGGTTGCCTTTACCCATCTCCACGCGTTCCTCTCTGCTGCTTCACTTCACACACACTGTTTCGTTTTGGTTTTGTTTTGTATTCTTTTAAAGTTGTGTAATTGATTATATTgtgtaattaaattatataatttatgttatacgtttatttaattaaaaatatgtaattatataattgtttaattacacaaataaaaaaatacttagtgACAAGGTATTGTTTAACTAAAAAAAACATGTacaacaaataatttttatttgacaCAGAATCTAAATATGGAAGCAACAAAATTTTTAAAGTCGTATCTACCAAATCTTAAAAGGATGATAACAATGTATACACACATTTTAATCTAGTCGTATGACTCTTATCTGAAATAATTAACTCTTATTGATGTTAGGTACTAAAATTAATAGGAATAAAATAATGTAATTAAAATTTGTGAATAAAAAATGAATGAAATTGAACGAAAATTtagatattagtaaaaataatataattaagtggtaaaattataatcttttaaaatatataaaaaaattataatattttttatatattataaaagtttatgcaaataaattatacatataaaagattatactaattttttttctaatttttacttATTAATTTTATGCAAAATATGACATACATTAATAAATATCTTAACTATCTATATATAGTTTTCTAAAAGTAATCATATGAGAAACAAATAAATCACCACTTATTCAAGTTATTATAATACCAAGTTGATTAACTTAATTTTGTCAAGCTCTCATCTTATACAACTTTATCAAGTTATATGATATTAACTTAATCTTATCAACATGTATAACTTATTTTTAACACATGATTAAATAACAATTCATTATTTGACTAAGTTAAAGATGACAAGTAAGCTAGTTTATTCAATTTTGACCTTAATCGAAGATTATCAGTAGATATTCTAAACTTTcatatgctatatatatatatatatatatatatatatatatatatatatatatatatatatatatatatcatttttaagTTGATCAAGTGGTAATTGATAACATTATACTTAGACTTTAGTCAATTTTATAATgttctttagttttttttaaacttTAACTTACTTCACTTGTATCACTTATAATCTCTAATTATTTTGTtcatttcaaataaaaaagaataattttactTCTTCTTTTTACAATTGGCACCATCATTATCAttctaaaacataattaaaacatTCTGCTCACTTCAACTAAGTTAAATTATTGTGTTTCTCAACAATTTAAATACATCATTTTAGTCAAGTTAAATGATAATGACTTTCAACGATTTATGTAAACTTTTTGAATTAAGTTAAATAGCTAAAGTCTCAAATGATTTACTAATGTATTTTTCACTAAGATAAATCTTGATGACGTCCCACAATttaatataaaaacctaattcgTTGTTAACTATCACGAtttatgtaatttatttagaacaaaaataattatttatgttttaaaatatttatgtaataTTGTTATGAATTTGTTTTATTCATGTCATTTACCCAAAACTCTCCTGCATGGCTGCATGCATATATAGGTCCATTATTAACTTGTAAGTggtatattaattcaaataaaaattttaataaattgtgGAAGGAAAAAGGTTACTCAATCTAGACAATTGGAACCCTAAATGGAAGTCACTTAATTTTAGTATTAAGATTCCGCTTCAAGCGACTTATTTAGAAATTGCAGCCACTTACTCACAAAATTCATTCAGATAAAAATATCTCAGTattatttactcattttttgcTTCAACAGAGAATggagtattttctttttttttttaaagagaaaaatataacACATACATAAGGACTAAGGACTAAGGAGTCATGCCcgtcgaaaaaaaaaaaaacagactaAGCCCAAAGGAGTAAGGAGTAGTGAGCCTGACAAAACGAAAACCAAGGCGTATCCTTCTAGCCGCCACCATAATCCAGATTGCTGCTTTATGTTCCTCTCCTAAGCATCAAAATTTAGGCAGTTTGATCAAGTTAGATATGAACGGACGGACAGCTATGCAGAAATATCTCCCAGAACAAAGACTTGAAAGAACAGTGGGAACGTTCAATAATCTAAAAATCATGGGAGTGCATCATTTTTGCTCCCAATGAGACATCTCCATTATTATTAGTAGGATAACTTGAAGTAAAATTCTTTAAATAGTTATATACAGTATATTAtaccaaaaacacaaaaatgagaCAATTACACATATTTTTGTCAGAAAATAACCCATTCACATTGAAAACTCTACTAAGTTTTAACTGTGTTATTGCTGCATTGGATGCATGTTGTTTTGTTGCTAATTCTATTGCAACACGCCAGTATCTTTCTCTTACTGCAAGTGCAAAATATAAGTTTGACTGTTTGCGGAATCCTTCCCTTTCCCCTTATTTGCTGTAACCTTGTTGGGTTTTTATTTTTCCTGTTTGCTCTCTAATATAAAAAAGTAACTATATATATTTGTCCTTTTCCTTTTTAGcagcttcatctttactttttctTCTATTATCATTACCTTTAAATGCTAATCACTAAactcaaaaaaaacaaaaagcagataATAAGATTATCACTATTGATCTTAATTAACTAGGCAAATTATCAAGTTAAAAATACTTATGATGCTTGCTAGCCTATCAATTGAATATGCACACAATTATTCAAGGCAAAATGCAATTATATGTTTCAAATCAGAAGGCAGAATGAAATGGATATATAGCAACCAGGCATAGTCTCAGAAACCATGATCAGAAATTGATACTCACCTTAGAGAACTCAGAATCTATAAAATGACTGTTAATTTGACGAAATCCCATAACGATTTCGAAGAGAGTCAATAGCCTTCTCAAACGACTGCGAAAGCTCAGTGATTGAAGTTTTGCATGCTGCAATTTTCGAATGAGAATTACTATCTGATATATGTAAGCAGTATATGTATGTGTATGTGTGAATAATTGACATCTGAA
Coding sequences within it:
- the LOC112800133 gene encoding ATP-dependent Clp protease proteolytic subunit 4, chloroplastic-like gives rise to the protein MDLLSLSASNPSTSSLSLSRSPFRTLFPKPPISSFNPKTHFPQSSTTVTPLRCHLTAASPAPSKAANFGSQTRKPGITFQLSSPQTPATALRGAESDVMGLLLRERIVFLGSSIDDFVADAVMSQLLLLDAQDPTKDIRLFINSPGGSLSATMAIYDAVQLVRADVSTVALGIAASTASIILGGGTKGKRLAMPNTRIMIHQPLGGASGQAIDVEIQAKEVMHNKNNVTRIISSFTGRSFEQVQKDIDRDRYMSPIEAVEYGIIDGVIDRDRIIPLMPVPERVKSTLNYEEISKDPKKFLNPDIPDDEIY
- the LOC112800135 gene encoding uncharacterized protein, translated to MGKGNPQRGSTGDELHTAARSGDLVAVQMILTSNPLAVNSRDKHSRTPLHLAAFAGHSEIVSYLCKNKADVGASAMDDMAAIHFAAQKGHLEVVKALVAAGASIKACTRKGMNSLHYAAQGSHLELVRYLAKKGASLTAKTRAGKTPLDLANNEEVRSFLEEFERSAKNRASSNKDKAEQSDPKASTLESEDNSSAKQPAVAVDEENSDREKTETNEDDENSDREKRKANEEDAREDSSQSKRAKVKLSHLQSSDDIQEEEEEDM